The genomic stretch CAAAGCAACTGACACAACGATGAAATACGAACACCCCATTCGAACAAAAAGCTCCATTATGGACACATGGGGTGGTTTTCCTGGCCCGGTCACCTTGCTTCGCGCCGGGGGAAGTATCACAAATGCCCCTTCGGCAAGGAGTTCGAGGACTACCGGTCCAGGGCAGAGAAAGAGTTCGGCATCCGCATGCTGCGTGGCACCAGGGTCGCCTCGATCGACGAGGACCCCGAGACCAAGAACCTCATCCTCCGCTACTCCAGTGGAGCGGAGACAAACACCGAGGAGTTCGATCTAGTCGTGCTCTCGGTGGGGTTCGAGCCATCCGCTTCAGTGCATGACCTGGCCAAGACATCGGCTTCAAGTTGAACAAGTACGGTTTCGCAGAGACCGGGGTTTATACCCCGCAAGATACCAGCAGGCCTGGTGTCTATTTGATCGGTGCGTTCAGCGCCCCCAAGGACATCCCGCAGTCGGTCGCGGAGGCGTCCGGAGCGGCATCAAAGGCAGGTTCTCAGGTTTATCAGAACTGCGTCCATTATATTGCTCCTGAGATTCCCGAAATAAATGTGGCTGGACAGGAACCGAGGGTCGGCGTCTTCGTCTGTGACTTCGGTATCAACATCCGCTGTACCGTAAACTGCCCGTGGGCCGTCGAGTACATCAAGACCCTCCCTAACGTCGTTCATTCCGAGGAAGGCAAGTGCACCTGCTCTGCCGACTTCCAATAGAAGATTAAGCGGAATATCAATGTCAATGCTTCGAGCCAAGGGATAATCGAATTTCCAGTCAAGAACATGAGTGTGAATTTAAGGAAGAAGATTGTTTTATTGCGTGAACAGAGCACCTTCTCATTCTTTTGCAAACGAACCAATTCGGACTCATCCAGAATCAATACAAGCATTCGCATGCGTGATTTCCATAATGCTTGAGCACCTCACTTATGGCCTTAAAGCCCCAGTCTGTCCGCAAAGTATGTAATGTAATCCTCCATCGGGATATCTAAGAGGGATTTATCCACAGGCGTCTGCTTCGATACTGCGCAGTCGAGATGAATCCTGCACTTGGGGCAATTTGTCAG from Methanomassiliicoccales archaeon encodes the following:
- a CDS encoding FAD-dependent oxidoreductase, which translates into the protein MGWFSWPGHLASRRGKYHKCPFGKEFEDYRSRAEKEFGIRMLRGTRVASIDEDPETKNLILRYSSGAETNTEEFDLVVLSVGFEPSASVHDLAKTSASS